In the Hevea brasiliensis isolate MT/VB/25A 57/8 unplaced genomic scaffold, ASM3005281v1 Scaf23, whole genome shotgun sequence genome, GTTCTGGAAGGCACATGAGTCCGAACGCTATGTTGAATGTGCGACCGACACTACACTACGTAGGTACCTGTGCAGATGAGGCGTCGGTCGGTCCTAGAAACGGCGGCAGCGGCGCGAGGAGTTAACGACCGGGCGTGCTGCAACCTAGGGATCACCAGGCAGCTCTTTCGCTCTATAGGGATCGGGGGGGCATAGCACAATTCTTCTTGGAGGAGGGTTGGTTTGCCCAGGTGACTGATCCTGCCATAATGTACTCCTACCTATTAAAGTAAAGCATCGGCAACCGAAGTCGAGCATACATACGACGATCTTCATGCGTGAATAGCCGGGAGGAAAGAAAGGGCGGTAGATGATAATGAAAAAGGGCGCCGCGTCTGGACGGGCGGGCGGAATAGATGAGCGAAAGGTGCCATGCCATGGAGTGAGGAATATCCCGAGTCTCATGTAAGACAACTAAATGCACCTCGAGGTGCTGCCGAGGAACTGGGGGGACCTTATCGAGCACAGGATAGGCAATTGAGAGATAGAGCTAGCCTATTCGTTATGGGGAATCAATGCTCCGGGCCGAATAGAGCTTACCTCCGGCACCTGGCTTTCTCCGGCGCATATTAGCTTAGCTGCGCTTAATAGGCCGGTTTGGCTTCCTCTCTGGCGGCCACTTTCCTTACCTTACCCACGCTACACTCCCACTCCAAGCTACGCCTGCTGAGCAAGATGCATTGCGATTTCCTCTTCTGTGGACGCACCGGAATATGATCCGGGACGGGAAGAGAAAGACTTTTTTCTTCGGCGGGCTTTCTCTCGTAAAGCCAAAGACGCCCCAAGACAAGGTACAACTGTTAGAAAAGGGACATGATCAATAGAACCTGGCTGGATCGGGGCTGGGATAGTGGCGCCCATTCCTAACCAGTTCCGAAAAGGTTCGCTCATACTGGAGGGAGCATCCCCGCTTAGTGATCGGTCCGCTAGTTCACGCAAATCCGAAGAAGTTATCACGGACGAGCCACATGCAGGGAAACTTGCACGTGTGGTTCTGGCCGGGCTTTCCTGAGGTATCTAATAACCTTGCTTCTGCTCGCCGCTGGCGCACCTCTCCTAACTATTGCCCATTTATTCTGGAATAATCTTTTTAGGAGGGACAATTTTACATATTTCTGCCAAATCCTTCTATTATTAAGTACGGCTGGTACCATTTCGATGTGTTTCGATTCTTCCGAACAAGAGAGGTTTGATGCTTTTGAATTCATTGTATTAATTCTACTTCCTACTCGCAGTATGCTCTTTATGATCTCGGCTCATGATTCAATTGCCATGTATTTAGCTATTGAGCCTCAAAGTTTATGTTTTTATGTGATCGCAGCATCAAAAAGAAAGTCTGAATTTTCCACGGAAGCCGGCTCGAAATATTTGATCTTAGGTGCATTTCCCTCTGGAATATTATTGTTTGGGTACGACCGGACAACTACCGATATCTATTAATATCTTTTCTTAGAATGTTGTTGTTAAATATGTATCTATCTTTCTATATCGTAAACTATCGGATCGGGTATTACTTAGATGTGAAACTTGCAGACCTCATTGGTTGTGATATTGATCTTACGGGGGGAACGAAATCAAAGAATATATAGACTTGTAGAGACCCTCTATGTAGTTGTCTATCTAGGGCGATCGATCTACATTTTTCCCCATAGCCCTGGGGCTGTGTCTCGATCTCCTACGTGCGAAATCTGAGGGACTAGTTCCTATGGAGATTCCCCTTGGTCTAATTCCACGCCTTATGACGTATTTGATGGGAGGCTTGGCGTAAAGTGAAGATTGAGGGAAGTAGAGAAAAATTCCCTTCTGGGGTATTCCGAAGGTGTAACCTAGGCAACGAAAAATGGGCCCGATACTTCAACTAGAGGAGCGACCAGTTGGTTCACCAAACCCCGACCCAGCGTCACACGTTTTCCAGGTCCGAAGGGATCCAGTGCCCAACTACCGACTCCTCCCGGAATTGCGTTATCGGAGCCGAGCCAGGAATGGCCATTAGTGGACACCCACCACGGTTAGAGAGGCCCTCTTTAATACATTAAGAAAAGATGTTCACAGGGGCCAGAAAGACTCGGTCATAGGAACTTAGACCACCTACGCGCTGGTAAACGAAAACCACCTCGACCGGATCAGAGTAAACAACAATGTCGAATCAGGCCGCCCCTTGCCTTGAAAGAATTCACACGCGGCCACCAGCTTTCCAAAAATAAGGGGAGATCTGCTGCTTACTGCTCACGAAAACATTCGACCTATACAACTAGTCAAGTCGTCCGCGTATCTTTCTGATCTCCTTTCCTTCTATTCATCAGATTTTTGGCTTTGGCCCATTCAAAGTGAAAAATGGGGTTGATGATGTTGGCTAAAAAAGGGGGAGAGAGGAGAGGTTTGGGGTACGCTCACTTCTGCATTTTTGTTTAGGTTATCGAAATTATCAATCGCTCTTTTTAGTGGGGAGGAATAGTGCGTGAATGGCGGTTCTCAGACGAGGGAATCATTCCTCTCTAAATAAAAATAGGCTAGAATGCTTCTATTGATAGAACTTTAACGTCTGCGCATAGAATCGTTTTTTTGCCTTTCTATTCCGTTCTTACCGGCAGTTGGATCGGAATCCGTGTGATGGTTCTAGAGTGGTTTCAAATATTCTTCGCATCCATCTTCGGCCTTGTGTTAGAAGTCCCGCGGGACTGAGTTAGTGGTCGAGTCGTTTTTGGTAATTGACACCCGTCGCATTAGTTTCAATTCATATGTTACCATTCATAGTGAAGTAGCCCTCTTTTTGATGTCTGAGTGCCTTATTCTATCTATCAAAGTCCTTCTTTGTCTATAGCTCGGGTCAGTCCCCCATGGTCCGCTTTGATTTTCTCGAACAGTTCCGGTCTGCATCAGGGACTCTCGTGCGAGCCATGCAACGTTCCCAGGCAGAAACTGCTCCTTTCCTTGAGCTCCCTATTTAGTTCCTCCCAGGCGTTGATCTCGCAACGGCCCTCCAGCACGTCCTCATATCGCGTCCGCCACCACAGCTTCGCATCCCCAGAGAGATACATTGTTGCCATTGTGACTTGGTCGTCAAAAGGGGCACGAACAGCTTTAATTAAAGTACTGTTCCATGTCCCAGAGGTCTTCGAGCCTTGGCATTTCGAATCCCGTTGAATGGCTGTGGTTCCAGGACTCAAATGCGTCTGGAGTCGCCAGGTGAAACATTCGGTTCACAAACCGGAGACCTATCTCCACATAAAAATGCCTCAATTTGACCTGGTCCGTCACGCTTTGGACATCGCCACCGGGATCGTTGAGGCCCCATGAAGACGGCTCTCCTTCACTGGGAAGACGCGGTACTCATTAGCGAGCGTCTGGTGACCAACGATTCCTGATTCTCCTGCCTTTCTGCCATAGTCTACACTTGTCCGCCCAAATGGTCGACCTTGCCATCAAGTTGGGTCACTCGATCCTTGAGTGTTTCCTTAGCAACAGCCGTCGCAGACAGCGCTCCACTGCTATCGTCAAGCTTGGACATGGTGCAACAAGAAAGAGAATTAGCAGAAATCGAAAGCCCAAAACTCCGCTCTGATACCTCCTAAAGCGAAATAGACACGCGCACGGGTAGAGAGTCTGTCTGAGTCGTGCGGCCCCAGGTGCTACACTACAATAGGCGTTACCTGGATTCTCTCCTTGCCGAATTTCGCTTCTGATCTTTCTCTGAGTCTCTATTTCGTTACCTTCTACTACCGATCTGCTCCTGCTGCTCGCTTCGCTTGTTTCGTTAAGCTCGCTTTCTttaaagaaactaaaaaaaaagagaatatgAAAAGCAGCCAAATACTTTTAAATAAGAGTAGTCAGGGATGCTTCCAGCAAGAACTTAGACGGTATGCGATTGATCAAGTATGTTGCGGTCAACACAGCTTCTACCCAAACGAGGGGGCCTCATAGCAGAACAAACATCATAGCTATAATCGTTTCCAATAAGTATCTATTTTTCCTCTCAGCTATTTCCAGAAGTATACGCACAAGATCTCTGATGAACAGTGCCTCTGGAAATAAGATATTGAGAGAATTCCGTGGACATGTATTCTCCTCCGGAATCATAtcgtaaaaaaatttttttgcatTGAAAATAATGTCTGGCTTGTCGATTGTTCGTCCAGGGGAGGTGAAAATTTGACGGTTCATGCTGGCGAGATCGCCTATTTCTTTCCTCCTTCTTTCCTCACATGAATCATGAATGAGGGGGAGTAGCTTAAAATAAAAGTCCCCAAGAACGGACTTGATCAATATCAATGCTTGGCTTGGCTTTTGgcgcttgtgttttatttttccaaGAAGTCGTTTCTTCCATCTAGGTTTGTGAGCTTACTTACTTGGAACTTCTAGTCGTCAGTCAAAGCCCCAATTCAATTCGAGATCTATAGTTGCGAAATAGTTTATGATCAGGTTAGTTAATAAGGGGAATGAGAGATTTTACCTTTTTGCCGAAGTTAAAAAGTTCAAAAGCGCAGGCGTGCAAGCCATCAGATCTTGGTTTCTCTCCGCTTTTACTTCATAGCATAAAGGGTTATGCTATATTTTTATTATCCCATGAAGCCGTTATATGGCCGCCAGAGATCACTGTAATGCTCGATAAACCCATCGACGATGGTCATAAAATGGCGATAGAAGCACTAAAAGCAGCGGTAGAATCGATGTATTGATGCTCGCGGATCCCGGATATTGCTTTATCCAACCCCATCCACTACCCATGATGACAGGACCCCTCGGCCAAGGAACCGACCCGAAACGGGCGATTCCTACCCCTAGATGTCTACCACCTCTTATCTTAAAACACTGGGCTAGCTAAGGGGTTGCCCCGAATCAAGTGGACCGAGTGCTACCCCTGTCCACTGGAGCAGAGTCTGAAAGAGGGTTCTCGGATAGGAACGAATCCGAGAATATGGCTGTTGGGGTGGCACTCGTTCCGAGGCTTCTTCATTGAGAACAACCGCCGGTACCAATAGGGACAGGAGGAACTGATCGACAAAGAAGTATGGAAGGGAACCAGATCGACTAAGAAAAGAAGGAGATTCGGGGTGGGAACCCGCACTCTTTTGACTGAGAGGCGTAGGAGAGAGGGAGTTCCCCGTTCTTTAATCGAAGCTTTAACCCCGCTACCCGTGACTGGATGAGAGACTGACATTCCTTGTACTTAGGGAATATCCAGATAAGTCTCATGGCATCTTCCTCTTTCAACTGAGAGGCAAGCCGAGGTTTAGTTCCTTTATGCA is a window encoding:
- the LOC131176711 gene encoding NADH-ubiquinone oxidoreductase chain 2-like, which gives rise to MFNLFLAVSPEIFIINATSILLIHGVVFSTSKKYDYPPLVSNVGWLGLLSVAYLITLLLLAAGAPLLTIAHLFWNNLFRRDNFTYFCQILLLLSTAGTISMCFDSSEQERFDAFEFIVLILLPTRSMLFMISAHDSIAMYLAIEPQSLCFYVIAASKRKSEFSTEAGSKYLILGAFPSGILLFGYDRTTTDIY